In a single window of the Candidatus Methylomirabilota bacterium genome:
- a CDS encoding aldehyde dehydrogenase: MTERLFPPEVQNWIDGQQRPAASAQWFDKVNPANGTSACRAARSRTEDVHEAVNAAKRAHPAWADTPPVQRGMLLHKIVLGMQARQVELARIVACETGKSYKDASAETGGAIALGLFYASEGQRLYGRTTSSGIPDRFAMTIRQPIGVAGLIVPANTPIANLAWKIFPALVCGNAAVVKAAEDAPATAWMIGRIACEAGLPPGILNIIQGYGEEAGAPLVAHPDVGVISFTGSTAVGRSIQRVAGERLAKVSLELGGKNPFVVCDDADMENAVVWALRSAFSNAGQRCASGSRIIIFDAVYEQFRDMLVNRTKQLKIGPGDDDDFGPVITEKQLNRMIGTVDAARQKGAVILTGGYRLTDPAHRDGFYMAPTIIENAGTRDDISTIELFGPITCLYRVADFAEALAVANDSRYGLTACIHTRNLHRALQFTQKVQAGVAVVNAGTYGSEPHMPFGGFKQSGNGSREPGTEALDVYSELKDVYINIDPHQL; the protein is encoded by the coding sequence ATGACGGAAAGGCTGTTCCCACCGGAGGTCCAGAACTGGATCGATGGACAGCAGCGCCCGGCCGCCTCGGCCCAGTGGTTTGACAAGGTCAACCCCGCTAACGGGACGTCGGCGTGTCGTGCGGCGCGGTCGCGGACAGAGGATGTGCATGAAGCCGTCAACGCCGCCAAGCGGGCTCACCCGGCGTGGGCGGATACCCCCCCTGTGCAGCGGGGCATGCTCCTGCATAAAATCGTCCTTGGCATGCAGGCCCGTCAGGTCGAGCTGGCCCGGATCGTTGCATGTGAGACCGGCAAGTCTTACAAGGATGCCTCTGCCGAAACCGGTGGGGCGATCGCGCTCGGGTTATTTTATGCCAGTGAGGGGCAGCGGCTGTACGGTCGCACAACCAGCAGCGGGATACCTGACCGGTTTGCCATGACGATCCGCCAGCCGATCGGTGTCGCAGGTCTGATCGTTCCGGCCAATACCCCGATCGCCAACCTGGCCTGGAAGATCTTTCCGGCCCTGGTCTGCGGCAATGCCGCCGTGGTGAAGGCCGCGGAAGACGCACCGGCGACCGCCTGGATGATCGGCCGGATCGCATGCGAGGCGGGGCTGCCGCCCGGGATACTCAACATCATCCAGGGATATGGAGAAGAGGCGGGCGCGCCGCTGGTGGCACATCCGGACGTCGGCGTCATCAGTTTCACCGGCTCGACGGCGGTCGGGCGCTCCATTCAGCGGGTTGCGGGCGAGCGGCTGGCGAAGGTCTCGCTTGAACTGGGGGGGAAGAACCCGTTCGTCGTCTGCGACGATGCCGATATGGAGAACGCCGTCGTCTGGGCGTTACGTTCGGCCTTCAGTAATGCCGGACAGCGTTGCGCGTCGGGAAGCCGGATCATCATCTTTGACGCAGTCTACGAACAGTTTCGTGACATGCTCGTGAACCGGACGAAGCAACTGAAGATTGGGCCGGGCGACGATGACGATTTCGGGCCGGTCATTACTGAGAAGCAGCTCAACCGCATGATCGGTACGGTCGACGCCGCACGTCAGAAGGGTGCAGTCATTCTCACCGGAGGGTACAGGCTGACCGATCCTGCGCATCGCGACGGCTTCTATATGGCGCCCACGATCATCGAGAACGCGGGGACCCGCGACGATATCTCGACCATCGAGCTATTCGGCCCGATTACCTGCCTGTATCGTGTGGCAGACTTCGCCGAGGCCTTAGCCGTGGCGAACGATTCGCGATACGGGCTGACGGCCTGCATCCATACCCGCAACCTGCATCGGGCGCTCCAGTTTACGCAAAAGGTGCAGGCGGGCGTCGCCGTTGTGAATGCCGGCACCTATGGGAGCGAGCCTCACATGCCGTTCGGCGGTTTCAAGCAGTCGGGCAACGGCTCGCGTGAGCCCGGCACCGAGGCGCTGGACGTCTATTCGGAACTGAAAGATGTCTACATCAACATCGATCCTCATCAATTGTAG
- a CDS encoding short-chain dehydrogenase, which produces MHDPFSVKDKIAIVTGGLGQLGRQFSLALADRGAKVAIFDIRTEPQWITERFGDRSDDENLMFVRADITSRCSIEAGLSRVNAKWGIPHALINNAALDSPPHAPVEENGPFEGYPESSWDTVIEVGLKGAFLCCQVVGGQIAAAGRGSVVNVSSIYGMVSPDQRIYEYRRAGGTPFFKPVSYSASKSGLFNLTRYLATYWADRNVRVNILTLGGVFNNQDDRFLANYSARVPLGRLAREDEYNGAIVFLLSDASSYMTGANVVIDGGWTAW; this is translated from the coding sequence ATGCACGACCCGTTCAGTGTGAAGGACAAGATTGCAATCGTGACCGGTGGGCTCGGGCAGTTGGGTCGGCAGTTCAGCCTGGCGCTGGCAGACCGTGGAGCCAAGGTCGCCATCTTTGATATCCGGACCGAGCCACAGTGGATCACCGAACGGTTCGGGGATCGGTCCGACGACGAGAACCTGATGTTTGTACGGGCCGATATCACATCGCGATGTTCGATTGAGGCCGGCCTGAGTCGAGTGAACGCGAAATGGGGCATACCTCATGCGCTGATCAATAATGCGGCGCTTGATTCTCCGCCTCACGCACCGGTAGAGGAAAACGGGCCGTTTGAGGGCTACCCGGAAAGTTCGTGGGACACGGTCATCGAGGTCGGTCTGAAGGGGGCCTTCCTCTGCTGCCAGGTTGTAGGAGGACAGATTGCCGCAGCCGGTCGTGGTTCGGTCGTCAACGTCAGCTCCATTTATGGGATGGTCTCTCCTGATCAGCGTATCTATGAATATCGCCGTGCGGGCGGAACGCCGTTCTTCAAGCCGGTGTCCTATTCCGCCTCCAAATCTGGGCTGTTCAACCTGACTCGCTACCTGGCGACCTATTGGGCAGATCGCAATGTACGGGTCAACATACTGACCCTGGGTGGGGTCTTCAACAACCAGGATGATCGGTTTCTTGCAAACTATTCCGCGCGCGTTCCACTGGGGCGACTGGCGCGCGAAGACGAATACAACGGGGCGATTGTCTTTCTGCTCTCCGACGCCTCGTCGTATATGACCGGGGCGAATGTCGTGATTGACGGCGGGTGGACAGCCTGGTGA
- a CDS encoding acylneuraminate cytidylyltransferase yields the protein MSSSIKTPSIVALIPARAGSQRVPHKNIRPFAGHPLIAYTITAALHSTIFSAVVVSTDSEQYADIARYYGAETPCLRPSQYAGELSPDIEWVEYTLQRLRHDGRVFDCFSILRPTSPFRHPETIRRAWQEFLKEKGVDSLRAVEKCVNHPGKMWVVRGKRMMPLLPLTPPDQPWHSSQYQSLPEVYVQNASLEIAWTRVVLEERIIAGHVVMPFFTQGYEGFDVNRPIDWRIAEELVQSGQANLPHVPHAPYIAKDHS from the coding sequence ATGTCGTCGTCAATTAAAACGCCCAGTATCGTCGCGCTGATCCCGGCGCGGGCCGGTTCCCAGCGGGTCCCGCATAAGAATATCAGACCGTTTGCCGGACACCCTTTGATCGCCTATACGATTACGGCCGCACTGCACAGTACGATCTTTTCGGCGGTTGTGGTCTCAACGGATTCCGAACAGTACGCCGACATTGCGCGGTACTATGGTGCTGAAACACCGTGTCTGCGACCATCCCAGTACGCCGGCGAGCTTTCGCCGGATATCGAATGGGTAGAATATACGCTACAGCGGCTCCGGCATGATGGTCGAGTATTCGACTGCTTCAGTATCTTGCGGCCGACTAGCCCGTTTCGTCACCCTGAGACTATCCGACGGGCGTGGCAGGAGTTCCTCAAAGAGAAGGGAGTGGATTCGCTCCGGGCGGTGGAAAAGTGCGTGAATCATCCGGGCAAAATGTGGGTCGTTCGGGGGAAACGGATGATGCCTCTATTGCCCCTCACTCCACCGGACCAGCCGTGGCACAGCAGCCAATATCAATCGTTACCGGAGGTGTATGTCCAGAATGCCAGTCTCGAGATCGCGTGGACGCGGGTCGTGTTGGAGGAACGTATAATTGCGGGACATGTGGTGATGCCGTTCTTTACGCAGGGCTACGAGGGCTTTGATGTGAATCGACCAATTGATTGGCGGATTGCGGAAGAGCTGGTGCAGAGTGGTCAGGCGAATCTGCCCCACGTACCCCATGCCCCGTACATCGCAAAGGATCACAGTTGA
- a CDS encoding 3-deoxy-D-manno-octulosonate 8-phosphate phosphatase: protein MRASTPAREARSLEELIRAIRLVVFDFDGVFTDNTVYVFEDGREAVRCFRGDGIGLQKLERLGVATLIISTETNPVVSARSRKLGIRCVQGCHDKRAVLESNVLDMGLSLTQVAFVGNDINDLPCLTRVVLPIVVQDAHPDVIPYARYQTSVRGGYGAVREICDLFERVLTAPVTGVIPE, encoded by the coding sequence CTGAGAGCCAGCACTCCCGCGCGCGAGGCCCGATCGCTTGAGGAGCTGATCCGTGCGATCCGTTTGGTCGTCTTCGATTTCGACGGCGTGTTCACCGATAACACGGTCTATGTCTTCGAGGATGGCCGCGAGGCGGTGCGATGCTTCCGTGGCGACGGCATCGGGTTGCAGAAACTCGAACGGCTTGGGGTGGCGACGCTGATCATCTCTACCGAGACCAATCCGGTTGTTTCGGCGCGTAGCCGAAAACTGGGGATTCGTTGCGTGCAAGGATGTCACGATAAGCGCGCCGTGCTGGAATCTAACGTTCTGGATATGGGGCTGTCGTTGACACAGGTGGCCTTTGTCGGTAACGATATCAACGATCTACCGTGCCTTACGCGTGTCGTCCTGCCTATTGTCGTCCAGGATGCCCATCCGGATGTAATCCCCTACGCGCGGTATCAGACCAGTGTACGTGGCGGTTACGGGGCGGTGCGCGAGATCTGTGATCTCTTCGAACGGGTGCTGACGGCCCCGGTAACGGGAGTGATCCCTGAATGA
- a CDS encoding N-acetylneuraminate synthase produces MARSLTIGPDRIHDGGDCYVIAEIGHNHQGDLEKAKEMFRVAKQCGVNAVKLQKRDNRSLYTSAIYNMPYNTEHSFGPTYGAHREALEFGREEYFELKRYANDLRVTMFATVFDFVSADLLAELDMPAFKIASGDLKNTPLLAHVARIGKPMIVSTGGGTLADVQRAYDTIMPINPQLCLLQSTASYPVEPEEMNLRVILTYRERFPDVIIGLSDHQNGIAMALIANVLGAQVIEKHFTLNRAWKGTDHAFSLEPIGLQKLVRDLHRVRAALGDGNKRPIPSEEKPLFKMGKKLVATRDLPAGHVLTREDLAIKSPNDGLPPYELEHLIGRSLLRHLNADENILFEDVADTGR; encoded by the coding sequence ATGGCGCGAAGCCTGACTATCGGGCCTGATCGTATCCACGATGGCGGCGATTGCTACGTGATCGCCGAGATCGGCCACAACCACCAGGGCGACCTGGAAAAGGCCAAGGAGATGTTTCGCGTCGCCAAACAGTGCGGTGTGAACGCGGTCAAGCTACAGAAGCGCGACAATCGTTCGCTCTACACGTCGGCGATCTACAACATGCCGTACAATACCGAGCACAGCTTCGGCCCAACGTATGGAGCCCATCGTGAGGCGTTGGAGTTCGGGCGGGAGGAGTATTTCGAACTGAAACGCTACGCGAACGATCTGCGGGTGACGATGTTTGCGACGGTATTTGACTTTGTGAGCGCCGACCTTCTGGCGGAACTGGATATGCCGGCCTTTAAGATCGCATCCGGGGATCTGAAGAATACACCGCTCCTCGCCCATGTGGCCAGGATCGGTAAGCCGATGATCGTCAGCACCGGCGGCGGCACCCTTGCGGATGTGCAGCGCGCGTACGACACAATCATGCCCATCAATCCTCAACTGTGCCTCCTGCAATCGACGGCGAGTTACCCTGTCGAGCCCGAGGAGATGAACCTGCGCGTCATTCTCACCTACCGCGAGCGATTCCCGGACGTCATCATCGGCCTCTCGGATCATCAAAACGGCATCGCTATGGCCCTCATAGCGAATGTGCTGGGCGCGCAGGTGATCGAGAAGCACTTTACCCTGAATCGCGCCTGGAAGGGCACGGATCACGCCTTTTCGCTGGAGCCGATCGGCCTGCAGAAACTGGTACGAGACCTGCACCGGGTACGCGCCGCATTAGGCGACGGGAACAAGCGGCCGATCCCCAGTGAAGAGAAACCGTTGTTCAAGATGGGTAAGAAACTCGTGGCAACTCGCGACTTACCGGCCGGCCACGTCCTGACACGCGAGGACCTTGCCATCAAATCGCCCAATGACGGTCTGCCACCCTATGAACTCGAGCATCTCATCGGGAGATCGCTCCTGCGCCATCTGAATGCGGATGAGAATATCCTGTTTGAGGACGTGGCCGATACCGGACGATAA